From one Streptococcus oralis genomic stretch:
- a CDS encoding shikimate dehydrogenase has translation MYSALLGNPVEHSISDELFEYLNNIIGGLDDYKHKKILVNSVCLEEKIKNLINDPQCIGLNITLPYKRETMKYIDTLDKVAEVTGSVNNIYKTGDIIMGTNTDWKGIYDALDFFNVNHLKKCCIWGTGGTSRAAIFALRKLQISPVIVYREPISENTWSLMESFSDLKFITYQELVNQQLLNDIEIIINTTPVGMVNYEDDLPINLEQLDSINYEDKYFMDVVFNPLHTKLHKYFSSKGVKIIDGLWVLLFQGIEAFSLWCDKINDSKYFLLKDDVVRIHKFLERKIQETDGFSYNSKSR, from the coding sequence ATGTATTCTGCATTACTTGGTAATCCAGTGGAACATTCTATATCGGATGAATTATTTGAATATCTAAATAATATTATAGGAGGTTTAGACGACTATAAACATAAGAAAATTTTAGTGAACTCAGTGTGTTTAGAAGAAAAAATTAAAAATCTAATAAATGATCCACAATGCATTGGATTAAACATAACTTTACCCTATAAAAGAGAAACAATGAAATATATTGATACTTTAGATAAAGTAGCTGAGGTAACCGGATCTGTTAACAATATTTACAAAACTGGAGATATTATTATGGGAACTAATACTGATTGGAAAGGTATTTATGATGCATTAGATTTTTTCAATGTTAACCATTTAAAAAAATGTTGTATTTGGGGTACTGGAGGTACTTCTAGGGCGGCTATTTTTGCTTTACGAAAACTACAAATCTCACCAGTCATTGTATATAGAGAGCCAATTAGTGAAAATACATGGAGTTTAATGGAAAGTTTTTCTGATCTAAAGTTTATTACATATCAGGAATTAGTCAATCAACAACTTTTAAATGATATAGAGATTATAATAAATACTACACCAGTTGGAATGGTAAATTATGAAGATGATTTACCTATAAATCTTGAGCAGTTAGATAGTATTAATTATGAAGATAAATACTTTATGGATGTTGTTTTCAATCCTTTACACACTAAGCTTCATAAATATTTTAGTAGTAAAGGAGTAAAAATAATAGACGGTTTATGGGTTTTACTTTTTCAAGGAATCGAGGCATTTTCATTGTGGTGCGATAAAATCAATGATAGTAAGTATTTTTTACTAAAAGATGATGTAGTACGGATACATAAATTTTTGGAAAGGAAGATACAAGAAACAGATGGTTTTTCATATAACAGTAAATCTCGATGA
- a CDS encoding sugar phosphate isomerase/epimerase family protein, which produces MVFHITVNLDEISDSLDTSLKFLNNLSIKSCELRMINNKNIIKLSDAELINLKEKLQKYNITPVSIASPLFKWNVKGENLESNLDLYGISTSVTLNEQWLYIRKIIFIARFLNIKYIRIFGGIGCSVDDFLCNELFLSMLNETDIIFLIENELGTAVSTADDLIKIGHFIDEKSIKNLKIWFDIANYYRIDPKVGQLIQKLKNYIYYIHCKNYIIDDSGIYYVELGKGIINFKTLIHEIREHFINLIFSLEVHEKELDKKAEVVRKSYLTLSEYIDGD; this is translated from the coding sequence ATGGTTTTTCATATAACAGTAAATCTCGATGAAATATCAGATAGCTTAGATACTTCGTTGAAATTTTTAAATAATCTATCAATTAAAAGTTGTGAATTAAGAATGATAAATAATAAAAATATTATAAAACTTAGTGACGCAGAGTTAATCAATTTAAAAGAAAAATTGCAAAAGTATAATATAACCCCGGTTTCCATTGCGAGTCCACTTTTTAAATGGAATGTAAAAGGAGAGAATTTAGAAAGTAATCTTGATTTATATGGTATTTCGACTAGTGTTACATTAAATGAACAATGGCTCTATATAAGAAAAATTATTTTTATAGCTAGATTCCTAAATATTAAATATATAAGAATATTTGGTGGAATTGGGTGTTCAGTAGATGATTTCTTGTGCAATGAACTATTTTTGAGTATGTTAAATGAGACTGATATTATTTTTTTAATTGAGAATGAGTTAGGGACTGCTGTGAGCACTGCAGACGACTTGATAAAAATAGGGCATTTTATAGATGAAAAATCGATAAAAAATTTAAAAATTTGGTTTGATATAGCTAATTATTACAGAATTGATCCCAAAGTAGGCCAGCTTATTCAAAAATTGAAAAATTATATCTATTATATTCATTGTAAGAATTATATTATTGATGATTCAGGAATATATTATGTAGAATTAGGAAAAGGAATTATCAACTTCAAAACTCTCATTCATGAAATCCGTGAACATTTTATAAATTTAATTTTTAGTTTAGAAGTACATGAAAAAGAACTGGATAAAAAGGCAGAAGTAGTGAGAAAATCCTATTTAACCCTAAGTGAGTATATTGATGGAGATTAA
- a CDS encoding coenzyme F420-0:L-glutamate ligase: MNLSIVGLKNIPYLKEGENLEKFIAESIKDSDFSIEDNDVLCIASKIVSISENQVLSLKQVQVSDEAKEIQKSIPRKDPRIIEIMLNLVNRDLSRLDIKKNYIGCRLENGLKLTSGGIDKKSVDEVFLLPKNPDASAKRISEYLKLSLGKNVAVVITDSDGREDKRGATQVAIGIYGIPPLRKTAVIDSNGKTIKFQEETLCDMIAASAGLVMGQRGTGIPAVIIKGIEYEWSETTNIKDAINESSN; the protein is encoded by the coding sequence ATGAATTTAAGTATAGTTGGTTTAAAGAATATTCCTTATTTGAAAGAAGGTGAAAATTTAGAAAAGTTTATTGCAGAGAGTATTAAAGATTCAGATTTTTCTATTGAGGATAATGACGTACTTTGCATAGCTTCTAAAATTGTGTCTATTTCAGAAAATCAAGTTTTGTCTTTGAAACAGGTTCAAGTGAGTGATGAAGCTAAAGAAATTCAGAAGAGCATCCCTCGTAAAGATCCTAGAATAATTGAAATTATGCTCAACTTAGTTAATAGAGACCTGTCACGTTTAGATATAAAAAAAAATTACATTGGATGTAGATTGGAAAATGGTTTAAAGTTGACAAGTGGTGGAATCGATAAAAAATCAGTTGATGAAGTATTTCTCTTGCCTAAAAATCCAGATGCTTCTGCAAAAAGAATCTCAGAATATCTTAAACTGTCACTTGGTAAGAACGTGGCAGTTGTTATAACTGATAGTGATGGTAGGGAGGATAAAAGAGGAGCTACTCAAGTAGCAATTGGCATTTATGGTATTCCTCCATTGAGAAAAACAGCAGTAATAGATTCTAATGGAAAGACAATAAAATTCCAAGAAGAAACTTTATGTGACATGATTGCAGCTAGTGCTGGTTTAGTAATGGGGCAACGTGGAACAGGAATTCCTGCTGTTATTATCAAAGGCATAGAATATGAGTGGTCTGAAACGACAAATATTAAGGATGCAATTAATGAGAGTTCCAATTGA
- a CDS encoding dehydrogenase, whose translation MRVPIESKNILMVGFGKIGKIKAYKWMGRGYNVYVKDIKFCNLILLNKGISVDDDLSRQYFTIEICTPTNQHVVVLKNILKKYLFSYVSIEKPLCNTFKDLEEITSIIKKQPDLEKNIFVSEQYFYSTILDIFSNHGCFSLSGTEKIQIEFSKNRISDNENGRFLDAEILGYGIELPHILAILRYLGISSDEFVNGVFVNNLYIKDLRNHDYSIEILSRIRNISIQINSNLGSFSIKDGKQMNRKNGTVRTARIDDSILIFDPHPKIERYRSELINGDNKIQISDDMIDKQLTLLEENRIPRGCDIISAIEITKVLLKLYLECNKIYL comes from the coding sequence ATGAGAGTTCCAATTGAGAGTAAAAATATTTTAATGGTTGGATTTGGTAAAATTGGGAAAATAAAAGCTTATAAATGGATGGGCAGAGGCTACAATGTATATGTAAAAGATATAAAATTTTGTAATTTAATATTACTTAACAAAGGAATCAGTGTAGATGATGATTTATCGAGACAATATTTTACCATTGAAATTTGTACTCCGACTAACCAACATGTAGTAGTATTGAAGAATATTCTAAAAAAATATTTATTTTCATATGTTAGTATAGAGAAACCACTTTGTAATACATTTAAAGATCTAGAGGAAATTACTTCAATCATAAAAAAGCAACCAGATTTAGAAAAAAATATTTTTGTGAGTGAACAATATTTTTATTCTACAATTTTAGATATTTTCTCAAATCATGGATGTTTTTCTTTGAGTGGAACAGAAAAAATACAGATTGAATTTTCTAAAAATAGAATCTCGGATAATGAAAATGGAAGGTTTTTAGATGCGGAGATATTAGGTTACGGAATCGAACTTCCGCATATATTAGCGATTTTAAGATATTTAGGAATATCATCAGATGAATTTGTTAATGGTGTTTTTGTAAATAATCTTTATATAAAAGATTTAAGAAACCATGATTATTCGATAGAAATTTTATCTAGAATTAGAAATATATCGATACAAATTAACAGTAATTTAGGGAGTTTTTCGATAAAAGATGGAAAGCAGATGAATCGGAAAAATGGAACAGTAAGAACTGCTAGAATTGATGACTCAATTCTGATTTTTGATCCACATCCTAAGATTGAAAGATATAGAAGTGAGTTAATTAATGGTGATAATAAAATTCAAATTTCTGATGATATGATAGATAAACAATTAACATTATTAGAAGAGAATAGGATACCAAGAGGGTGTGATATTATTAGTGCTATTGAAATAACAAAAGTGTTACTTAAATTATATTTAGAATGCAATAAAATTTATTTATAG
- a CDS encoding methionine adenosyltransferase: protein MELKITNDFYSPSQLAYEVVERKGLGHPDTLADGIAEQIEIDYSQYCLNRFGIIPHHNFDKIIIRGGHSIQNFGGSDFIEPIKIIFLGRASKKCFDIPIPLFKIQKKAATKYLNRILPNLDVENYVEFETLTSDFTTKSNWFSPTTIEDLPEYKDVPKANDTATMISYWPLTISEELALMIEGYFYKLDINKLPTPRFIQMGGDIKVMVVRNDLHYSIRINFPLISKFFNNEIESRLYVDKHVEKIKEYVEQKYKKLNYSIDYNYYLTSTGSCIDFGEEGAVGRGNKTHGIISSFRPNTMEAPAGKNCTYFVGKVWGFLSDIIAKDIYETFKTPCQVIMQSNIGSELYKPTHLFIQTEESIDQTRVLEIINRHLCKGSKNTNLILSTQHFIPKTNVYNG from the coding sequence ATGGAATTAAAAATTACTAATGATTTTTATAGTCCAAGTCAATTAGCATATGAGGTTGTAGAACGTAAAGGATTAGGTCATCCTGATACCTTAGCTGATGGGATAGCAGAGCAAATTGAAATTGATTATTCTCAGTACTGTTTGAATAGATTTGGCATTATTCCACATCATAATTTTGATAAAATCATTATAAGAGGTGGACATTCCATTCAGAATTTTGGTGGTAGTGACTTTATTGAACCAATTAAAATTATTTTTTTAGGTAGGGCGAGCAAAAAATGTTTTGATATTCCAATTCCACTTTTTAAAATTCAAAAAAAAGCTGCAACTAAATATTTAAATAGAATTCTCCCCAACTTAGATGTTGAAAATTACGTAGAATTCGAAACATTGACTTCAGATTTTACTACAAAATCTAATTGGTTCTCCCCTACTACAATAGAAGACTTACCAGAGTATAAAGATGTACCAAAGGCAAATGACACAGCTACAATGATAAGTTATTGGCCCTTAACAATTTCTGAAGAATTAGCCTTAATGATTGAAGGGTATTTTTATAAATTAGATATCAATAAATTGCCAACGCCACGATTTATTCAAATGGGCGGAGATATTAAAGTGATGGTTGTAAGGAACGATTTACATTATTCTATTAGAATAAATTTTCCCTTAATAAGTAAATTTTTTAACAACGAGATTGAAAGTAGGCTATATGTTGATAAACATGTAGAAAAAATTAAGGAGTATGTTGAACAAAAGTATAAAAAGCTAAACTATTCTATTGATTATAATTACTATTTAACTTCTACAGGTTCTTGTATTGATTTTGGAGAAGAAGGTGCCGTTGGTCGAGGGAATAAAACTCATGGTATCATATCAAGCTTTAGACCAAATACTATGGAAGCACCAGCAGGTAAAAATTGTACTTATTTTGTAGGGAAAGTTTGGGGATTTTTATCTGATATTATTGCTAAAGATATTTATGAAACGTTTAAGACTCCATGCCAAGTAATTATGCAGTCAAATATTGGTTCAGAACTGTATAAACCAACCCATTTATTTATTCAAACAGAAGAAAGTATTGATCAAACAAGGGTATTGGAAATTATTAATAGGCATTTATGTAAAGGTTCAAAAAATACGAATCTAATTTTATCAACTCAACATTTTATTCCTAAAACCAATGTTTATAATGGATAA
- a CDS encoding serine/threonine protein kinase: MFIMDKTILYFGFVGISFDVPHFIFQNIKEQDNKIRCSSETIKILGSVKFIESNQQYIKYNGNGSILVYGRLDYFKEGISLYYIGEYLAECLLIEQDNTLLIHAASVYNPITDHSILLLGDKGAGKTTVALRLCIEHGYHLIGNDQVIFGLDSGILVTCAGTSFFKIRRTAVLSDKLLFRLFSKYFNHPSHFNQASWDDKISIDPGELGIRTCNFSVEISEIYYIKADKQEKQICQSIWNDSLASLFLNEILGRHISGQVACFQSDKGKYFSAMPLINYEKNNRVREQIVKKIFTNNKLYKIIADSPDKLAKKILENASENSYYE; encoded by the coding sequence ATGTTTATAATGGATAAGACAATTTTATATTTTGGGTTTGTCGGAATTTCTTTTGATGTACCTCACTTTATATTTCAAAATATAAAAGAGCAGGATAATAAAATAAGATGTTCTAGCGAAACAATAAAGATTTTAGGTAGTGTAAAATTTATTGAGAGTAATCAACAATATATAAAATATAATGGCAATGGAAGTATTTTAGTTTATGGTAGATTAGATTATTTTAAAGAAGGTATTTCACTATATTACATTGGAGAGTATTTAGCTGAGTGTCTTTTGATTGAACAGGATAATACATTATTAATTCATGCAGCGTCAGTTTATAATCCTATAACGGATCATTCAATTTTACTCTTAGGGGATAAAGGTGCTGGAAAAACTACTGTCGCACTCAGACTTTGTATAGAACATGGATACCACCTTATAGGTAATGATCAAGTAATATTTGGCTTAGATTCTGGAATATTAGTAACTTGTGCAGGAACCTCATTCTTTAAAATTAGAAGAACAGCTGTTTTGTCAGATAAATTACTATTTAGACTGTTTAGTAAATATTTTAATCATCCATCACACTTCAATCAGGCAAGCTGGGATGATAAAATTTCAATTGACCCAGGAGAGTTAGGGATACGTACTTGTAATTTTTCTGTTGAAATTTCAGAAATTTATTACATAAAAGCAGACAAACAAGAAAAACAAATATGTCAATCAATTTGGAATGATAGTTTAGCCAGCTTATTTCTAAATGAAATATTGGGAAGACATATATCTGGACAAGTTGCATGTTTTCAATCAGATAAAGGAAAGTATTTTTCTGCTATGCCTTTAATAAATTATGAAAAAAATAATAGAGTACGTGAACAAATAGTAAAGAAAATTTTCACTAATAATAAATTATATAAAATTATTGCAGATTCTCCTGATAAATTAGCAAAAAAAATTTTAGAAAATGCTAGTGAAAACTCATATTACGAATGA
- a CDS encoding glycosyltransferase family 2 protein, whose amino-acid sequence MFVIGIPTLNEADNISRLVKQIDEYAVNLGKEIIIINSDSNSTDGTPQIFLETKTYNTKISIVSKLKGKGYNVRNIFEYTINNFSSFSGLILIDGDVVSLEKIWLEKMFMSIESGYDLIIPNYARKFFEGNATNHFIYPMLVKIFKSDVPYQCISGDFGFSKELVKELTLKCNWHKYSKGYGIDIFLTLTAMLKSYKIKEIDLQSKIHKKSFGKIEKIFLEVSQSFFETIKDDFSNKDRWILNIDFENHLRRFIHSNDIPSNDDIENLKIKALFLLQEENKYSYGLLDVEWDRILSNAIKNIYNYSSEEHSVHLLPFYLLRIYNYLKYSKLKDSN is encoded by the coding sequence ATGTTTGTGATAGGCATTCCAACCTTAAATGAGGCAGATAATATCAGTAGATTGGTTAAACAAATCGATGAGTATGCTGTAAATTTAGGGAAGGAAATTATTATTATTAATTCAGATAGTAATAGTACAGATGGAACACCGCAGATTTTTTTAGAAACAAAAACTTATAATACTAAAATTTCTATAGTATCAAAGCTTAAGGGAAAAGGTTATAACGTGAGAAATATTTTTGAATATACGATAAATAATTTTTCAAGTTTTTCAGGTTTGATTTTGATTGACGGGGACGTTGTCTCATTGGAAAAAATATGGCTAGAAAAAATGTTTATGTCAATTGAATCTGGTTATGATCTTATAATCCCAAATTATGCTAGAAAATTTTTTGAAGGAAATGCGACGAATCATTTTATTTATCCTATGTTAGTGAAAATTTTTAAAAGTGACGTACCTTATCAATGTATTTCTGGCGATTTTGGTTTTTCGAAGGAACTGGTAAAAGAGTTAACTTTGAAGTGTAATTGGCACAAGTATTCAAAAGGTTACGGAATAGATATCTTTTTAACCTTAACTGCGATGTTAAAGTCATACAAAATTAAGGAAATTGATTTACAATCAAAGATTCATAAAAAAAGCTTTGGGAAAATTGAAAAAATTTTTTTAGAAGTTTCTCAAAGTTTTTTCGAGACTATCAAAGATGATTTTTCAAATAAAGACAGATGGATTTTAAATATAGATTTTGAAAATCATTTAAGACGGTTTATTCATTCAAATGATATCCCTTCCAACGATGATATTGAGAACTTAAAGATAAAGGCGTTATTTTTATTACAAGAAGAGAACAAGTATTCATATGGACTGTTAGATGTAGAGTGGGACAGAATATTGTCTAATGCGATTAAAAATATTTACAACTATAGTAGTGAAGAACATTCAGTACATTTATTACCTTTTTATTTGTTGAGGATATACAATTATCTAAAGTATAGTAAACTTAAAGACTCTAATTAA
- a CDS encoding non-ribosomal peptide synthetase: MIEMLMDMLGTIRETDPSRTAIKDNTRVLSYCEVDTITNIVANQIVRKIGVNQRVAVILPHGINQILAMIAILKSNNCYVPIDYSLNGDKIKKIYSSTQAVMYISDKNIPYVSKTNFLDVSEFITKKSDEKLPIENPFIYLREREAYILHTSGSTGEPKGVIVSIANLDYIIRNLNTITPAVEESRYLFSTPYSFDVSITEMLGWIVSGSSVYCLDLSVPSNYKCLAEIIFKNKITHLAFSPAAFLAFIERLEQPILQKLDSTIKYVVIAGEKFNLSIYRLWKRNKLNFKLINAYGPTETTIYATAHIITKDETEDIPIGVPLEGVKYIIKSNGTHNYGELYIGGKGVSKGYTNTSLNNEKFPVIDGDRYYSTGDIVYYKNGSLYYVGRKDNQIQKNGIRIELGEIEKGIESNGKVIQVLVLQIEKQIVAFYTGYISPQNLKRFCLKNISKYMIPNSFIKVEQFPMTVNRKIDKTFLKEIFKERNQNNLVSAADYNNLSDDEVQILKLVSKKLNISITKLDISKDFFENGGDSLSLFTFILDLEDYYGVSIPMDDIYGKKLYDLIRELKGNIKRKLHVEKTDNLLDMRNEDFYSKTEIKFLYDSYLRNTNKVISKFQAIHCQRIYYYDNYRNILTSTFEYKNCSIEKIKSVVQQVVASNSLLHSKISVDEKRMNFEIVKPNLDIPVLKVSNQSELTYLEDLLEDVGEDMIPTSRNQGGQLAMPIIISNGLNGKIIIQMDHSISDLSSISIIKKQIGRLVSGIEDTLTNDENYKYYCEKIREINKKDSLEKNQYHHLLLKESKKIKHHTKFLSDTLNSLSIIHAPDYSNIDSILYISFKISKKLCKASGNSTLIISTIFNNRDLKALNLQNTIGDCHSSKYLIYREEDTFEEYKKRNFPLFISEDDNVIYYRPGFIFNEFYPNVSNWRQEIKKKLASISLVSLNFIGIISEQKKKQYLDSFSDISEFLGKHPRIYITSFRYKNQFYILSNKKIDL, encoded by the coding sequence ATGATTGAGATGTTAATGGATATGTTGGGGACAATTAGAGAAACAGATCCGAGTAGAACTGCTATAAAAGATAATACAAGAGTACTTTCATATTGTGAAGTGGATACAATAACTAATATAGTAGCTAATCAAATAGTTCGCAAAATTGGGGTGAACCAACGTGTTGCTGTTATCTTACCACATGGGATTAATCAAATATTAGCTATGATTGCAATATTAAAATCGAATAACTGTTATGTTCCGATAGATTACTCTTTAAATGGAGATAAAATTAAAAAAATTTATTCATCCACCCAAGCTGTGATGTACATATCTGATAAAAATATTCCGTATGTTTCAAAAACGAATTTTTTGGATGTTTCAGAATTTATTACAAAGAAATCAGATGAGAAATTGCCGATAGAAAATCCTTTTATATACCTTAGAGAACGAGAAGCTTATATTTTGCACACATCTGGATCAACGGGTGAACCAAAAGGTGTAATAGTGTCGATAGCCAATTTAGATTATATCATAAGAAACTTGAATACTATAACACCTGCCGTCGAAGAATCTAGATATTTATTTTCAACACCATATAGTTTTGATGTATCGATCACAGAAATGTTAGGTTGGATAGTGAGCGGCAGTAGCGTATACTGTCTAGATTTGAGTGTTCCCTCGAATTATAAATGTTTAGCAGAAATTATTTTTAAAAATAAAATAACGCATCTAGCCTTTTCTCCTGCGGCATTTTTAGCATTTATAGAGAGATTAGAACAACCGATATTGCAAAAATTAGATTCTACCATTAAGTATGTTGTTATTGCTGGTGAAAAATTTAATTTATCAATTTATAGACTTTGGAAAAGAAATAAGCTAAATTTTAAATTGATTAATGCGTATGGGCCTACAGAGACTACAATATATGCGACAGCGCATATTATTACGAAAGACGAGACGGAAGACATACCCATAGGTGTTCCATTAGAGGGTGTAAAATATATCATTAAAAGCAACGGAACCCACAATTATGGTGAACTTTATATTGGCGGGAAGGGAGTATCAAAAGGGTATACTAACACAAGTCTAAATAATGAAAAATTTCCAGTAATTGATGGGGATAGATATTATTCTACTGGTGATATTGTTTACTATAAAAATGGAAGTCTTTACTATGTTGGAAGAAAAGATAATCAAATTCAGAAAAATGGAATTCGTATAGAGTTAGGGGAAATTGAAAAAGGTATTGAGAGCAATGGTAAAGTAATTCAAGTTTTAGTATTACAGATTGAAAAGCAAATAGTCGCTTTTTATACAGGATATATCAGTCCTCAAAATCTTAAAAGGTTCTGTTTAAAAAATATTTCAAAATATATGATACCCAATTCCTTTATTAAGGTTGAACAGTTTCCTATGACTGTTAATAGAAAAATAGATAAAACTTTTTTAAAAGAAATATTTAAAGAGAGAAATCAAAATAATTTGGTAAGTGCAGCTGATTATAATAATCTAAGTGATGATGAAGTACAGATTTTAAAACTAGTATCTAAGAAATTAAATATTTCTATTACTAAGTTGGATATTTCAAAAGATTTTTTTGAAAATGGAGGAGATTCACTTTCTTTATTTACATTTATATTAGATCTTGAAGATTACTATGGAGTTTCAATACCCATGGATGATATTTATGGGAAAAAACTCTATGATTTGATTCGAGAACTTAAGGGCAATATAAAAAGAAAATTACATGTAGAAAAAACTGATAACTTGCTGGACATGAGAAATGAAGATTTTTATTCAAAGACTGAAATAAAATTTTTATATGACAGTTATTTAAGAAATACCAATAAAGTGATTTCCAAATTTCAGGCTATACATTGCCAAAGAATTTACTATTATGATAACTATAGAAATATTTTAACTTCAACCTTTGAATATAAAAATTGTAGTATTGAAAAAATTAAATCAGTTGTCCAACAAGTGGTTGCTTCAAATAGTTTATTGCACTCAAAAATCTCTGTAGATGAAAAACGAATGAACTTTGAAATTGTAAAACCTAATTTGGATATACCAGTATTAAAAGTATCAAACCAATCTGAACTAACTTATTTGGAAGATCTACTTGAAGATGTTGGGGAAGATATGATTCCTACATCACGTAATCAAGGCGGACAATTAGCGATGCCAATTATTATTAGCAACGGATTGAATGGGAAAATTATTATTCAAATGGACCATTCTATATCCGATTTATCCAGTATCAGTATTATAAAAAAGCAAATTGGTAGACTAGTTAGTGGTATCGAAGATACATTAACAAATGATGAAAATTATAAATATTATTGTGAGAAAATAAGAGAAATAAACAAAAAAGATTCATTGGAAAAAAATCAATATCATCATTTATTATTGAAAGAATCTAAAAAAATTAAACACCATACGAAATTTCTTTCAGACACTTTGAATTCTTTATCGATCATCCACGCACCAGATTATTCGAATATTGATAGTATTTTATATATTTCATTTAAAATTTCAAAAAAACTTTGTAAAGCATCCGGGAATAGTACTTTAATAATATCTACAATCTTTAATAACAGAGATTTAAAGGCTCTTAATCTACAAAATACAATTGGGGATTGTCATAGTTCTAAATATTTGATTTATAGAGAAGAAGATACCTTTGAGGAATATAAAAAAAGGAATTTCCCCCTTTTCATCAGTGAAGATGATAATGTAATCTACTATAGACCTGGGTTCATTTTTAATGAATTTTATCCAAATGTGTCAAACTGGCGACAAGAGATCAAGAAAAAACTTGCTAGTATTTCTTTGGTTTCTTTAAACTTTATAGGTATTATTAGTGAGCAGAAAAAGAAGCAATATTTAGATTCTTTTTCTGATATATCTGAATTCTTAGGTAAACACCCTAGAATTTATATAACTTCATTCAGGTATAAAAATCAATTTTATATTTTATCTAACAAAAAAATTGATTTATAA
- a CDS encoding nucleotide sugar dehydrogenase, with amino-acid sequence MKITVVGVGYVGLSIGVLLAREHVVTFFDIDNKKVDLINKRQSPLKENAIKKFLLEAKNINATTSEELAYKDATFIILTLPTNLKMNKLDTSYVEITIDNILKINKKATIVVKSTVPIGFTKYLRNRFNYNDIIFSPEFLREGYTIHDQLYPSRIIVGNESKNSQLFLDIMMKIAVEENLPTLLIGSSEAEAIKLFSNAYLAQKIAFFNELDTFAEMQNLDSKKIIEGMGYDWRIGNSYNNPSFGFGGYCLPKDVKQLEYHFKDISAPIITSINKSNLFRKVHIAKMILNSSAKTIGIYRINSKKESDNCRESSTIDVVRHIKRSGRDVVIFEPLIKDKMFLDCPIINDFNEFSAHSDIIVANRIDDILMKYNSKVFTRDIFQYD; translated from the coding sequence ATGAAAATCACAGTCGTAGGTGTTGGATATGTTGGGTTATCAATAGGGGTACTACTTGCAAGAGAACATGTAGTTACTTTTTTTGATATTGACAATAAAAAAGTTGATTTAATAAATAAAAGGCAATCTCCTCTAAAAGAGAACGCTATAAAGAAATTTTTGCTTGAGGCAAAAAATATTAATGCAACTACATCTGAAGAATTAGCTTATAAGGATGCAACTTTTATAATATTGACATTGCCAACCAATCTGAAAATGAATAAGCTTGATACTTCCTATGTCGAAATTACAATAGATAATATTTTAAAGATAAATAAAAAGGCTACAATTGTTGTAAAGTCAACAGTTCCAATAGGTTTTACCAAATATTTAAGAAATCGTTTTAACTATAATGATATAATTTTTTCTCCTGAGTTCCTTCGGGAAGGTTATACTATTCATGATCAATTGTATCCTTCGAGGATTATTGTTGGTAATGAATCTAAAAATTCTCAATTATTTTTAGACATAATGATGAAAATAGCAGTTGAAGAAAACTTGCCAACTTTATTAATTGGGTCTTCTGAAGCAGAAGCGATAAAGCTATTTTCGAATGCATACTTAGCACAAAAAATTGCTTTTTTTAATGAGTTGGATACATTTGCTGAGATGCAGAATTTAGACTCTAAAAAAATTATTGAGGGGATGGGGTACGATTGGAGAATAGGAAATTCGTATAATAATCCTTCATTCGGTTTTGGTGGTTACTGTCTTCCTAAAGATGTTAAGCAATTAGAGTATCATTTTAAAGATATTTCTGCGCCAATTATTACAAGTATAAACAAGTCTAATTTATTTAGAAAAGTTCATATAGCAAAAATGATTTTAAATAGCTCAGCTAAAACCATAGGAATTTATAGAATTAATTCAAAAAAAGAGTCAGATAATTGCAGAGAATCTTCTACAATTGATGTTGTTAGACATATAAAAAGAAGTGGCAGAGATGTTGTAATATTTGAGCCTTTAATTAAAGACAAAATGTTTTTGGATTGCCCTATAATTAATGATTTTAATGAGTTTAGTGCTCATTCTGATATTATAGTTGCTAATAGAATAGATGACATTCTGATGAAATATAACTCAAAAGTTTTTACACGAGATATTTTTCAATATGATTAA